The following proteins are encoded in a genomic region of Thermococcus zilligii AN1:
- a CDS encoding ABC transporter ATP-binding protein produces MGNLIEVKNLKIVYRANGRDFIGLDGFSGSFERGKISAIFGPSGSGKTSLLMSVGTLLPPTEGSVVYDGREVYSLPEAEVQKLRRKIGITFQEPTFINVLSVWENIELALYGAGKLNAEFKRRAEELANKLGIGDILHKRPTEISGGEARRAAVVRALAHDPDVLLLDEPTAYLDEESTRVLIKLLEAEKERGKTIIVTTHDPIFTKIADAKFYLQHGKQIT; encoded by the coding sequence GTGGGAAACTTGATCGAAGTCAAGAACCTGAAAATAGTTTATCGAGCAAATGGAAGGGATTTCATAGGGTTGGATGGATTCAGCGGTTCCTTTGAAAGGGGGAAGATAAGTGCCATCTTTGGACCGAGCGGAAGCGGCAAAACGAGCCTGCTAATGAGTGTCGGAACCCTCCTCCCGCCTACGGAAGGGAGTGTTGTCTACGATGGTAGGGAAGTGTATTCCCTTCCAGAAGCTGAGGTGCAGAAGCTGAGAAGAAAAATTGGAATAACCTTTCAAGAGCCAACGTTCATCAACGTTCTAAGCGTGTGGGAAAACATAGAGCTGGCGCTGTATGGAGCGGGAAAGTTGAACGCAGAGTTCAAGAGAAGGGCCGAGGAACTTGCCAACAAACTCGGCATAGGGGATATACTTCACAAGCGCCCCACTGAGATAAGCGGAGGCGAGGCCCGGAGGGCAGCCGTAGTCAGGGCACTGGCCCATGATCCCGATGTGCTACTCCTCGATGAACCGACAGCTTATTTAGACGAGGAATCCACGAGGGTACTGATAAAACTGCTCGAGGCGGAAAAAGAACGGGGAAAAACGATAATAGTTACAACCCACGATCCTATATTTACTAAAATCGCTGATGCAAAGTTCTATCTCCAGCACGGAAAGCAAATAACCTGA
- a CDS encoding inorganic diphosphatase, producing the protein MNPFHELEPGPDVPDVVYALIEIPKGSRNKYELDKKTGLLKLDRVLYSPFFYPVDYGIIPQTWYDDGDPFDIMVIMREPVYPLTIVEARPIGIMKMEDSGDKDWKVLAVPVDDPYFKDWKDIDDVPKAFLNEIAHFFQRYKELQGKVTTVEGWGNAEEAKKEILRAIELYKEKFGKRE; encoded by the coding sequence ATGAACCCGTTCCACGAGCTTGAGCCCGGACCGGACGTTCCTGACGTCGTGTACGCTCTCATAGAGATACCGAAGGGGAGCAGGAACAAGTACGAGCTCGACAAGAAGACTGGACTCCTTAAGCTCGACCGCGTCCTTTACAGCCCGTTCTTCTACCCGGTCGACTACGGGATCATCCCGCAGACCTGGTACGACGACGGCGATCCCTTCGACATCATGGTCATAATGCGCGAGCCGGTCTATCCGCTCACCATCGTCGAGGCAAGGCCCATAGGCATAATGAAGATGGAGGACTCGGGGGACAAAGACTGGAAGGTTCTGGCGGTTCCGGTTGATGACCCCTACTTCAAGGACTGGAAGGACATCGACGACGTCCCGAAGGCCTTCCTCAACGAGATTGCCCACTTCTTCCAGAGGTACAAGGAGCTCCAGGGCAAGGTTACCACCGTTGAGGGCTGGGGCAACGCTGAGGAAGCCAAGAAGGAGATACTCCGCGCAATTGAGCTCTACAAGGAGAAGTTCGGTAAGAGGGAGTGA
- a CDS encoding DNA-directed RNA polymerase — protein sequence MYKLLKVKDVVRIPPRMFTMEPKEAAKEVLRKTYEGIYDRDEGVVLAVMDVEEISEGVIVPGDGATYHEVVFNVLVWQPHMHEIVEGEVIDVAPYGAFIRIGPMDGLVHISQLMDDYVVFDEKNKQFLGKETKRTLKLGDEARARIIAISVKSRVIRENKVGLTMRQPGLGKRDWIENEKRKEAGA from the coding sequence ATGTACAAGCTCCTGAAGGTCAAGGACGTCGTCAGGATTCCGCCGAGAATGTTCACAATGGAACCGAAGGAAGCCGCTAAGGAAGTTCTGAGAAAGACCTATGAGGGTATCTACGATAGGGACGAAGGGGTAGTTCTGGCCGTTATGGATGTTGAAGAAATCAGCGAGGGAGTCATAGTCCCCGGCGATGGGGCCACCTACCACGAGGTCGTCTTCAACGTTCTCGTCTGGCAACCTCACATGCATGAAATTGTTGAGGGCGAGGTAATCGACGTTGCCCCCTACGGTGCCTTCATCAGAATCGGCCCGATGGACGGCTTGGTCCACATCAGCCAGCTCATGGACGACTACGTCGTCTTCGATGAGAAGAACAAGCAGTTCCTCGGCAAGGAGACCAAGAGGACGCTCAAGCTCGGTGACGAGGCAAGGGCCAGGATTATAGCCATAAGCGTCAAGAGCCGCGTCATAAGGGAGAACAAGGTAGGTCTAACCATGAGACAGCCAGGCCTCGGAAAGAGGGACTGGATAGAGAATGAGAAGCGCAAGGAGGCTGGGGCTTAA
- the spt4 gene encoding transcription elongation factor subunit Spt4: protein MKERACRHCHYITTEDRCPVCGSRDLSEEWFDLVIIINTESEIAKKLRESIPDAAKVPGKYAIRVR from the coding sequence GTGAAGGAGCGCGCCTGCAGGCACTGCCACTACATAACCACCGAGGACCGCTGTCCCGTCTGCGGGAGCAGGGATTTAAGCGAAGAGTGGTTTGACCTCGTGATAATCATAAACACGGAGAGCGAAATAGCTAAAAAACTCAGGGAAAGCATACCAGATGCCGCCAAAGTGCCCGGTAAATACGCAATCCGCGTGAGATGA